The Microlunatus antarcticus genome window below encodes:
- a CDS encoding histidine phosphatase family protein: MTELFLVRHGQTEWSRDGRHTSVTDLPLTEHGREQALRLYGRLDPGAFGLALTSPRHRAQITAELAGFVGPHAPEVDEDLVEWFYGDYEGLTSAQIHKDAPGWTVFTAPPAGGETAEQVGARLDRVVDRVRSSGVERAIVFSHGHALRSLMLRWLGLDLSIGDRFPLDTSTVSILGEAKGRGALRQWNAPPE; encoded by the coding sequence ATGACCGAGCTCTTCCTCGTCCGGCACGGCCAGACCGAGTGGAGCCGCGACGGCCGGCACACGTCGGTCACCGACCTCCCGCTGACCGAGCACGGCCGGGAGCAGGCGCTCCGCCTCTACGGCCGCCTCGACCCGGGTGCGTTCGGGCTGGCGCTGACCAGCCCGCGGCACCGCGCCCAGATCACGGCCGAGCTGGCCGGCTTCGTCGGGCCCCACGCGCCCGAGGTGGACGAGGACCTCGTCGAGTGGTTCTACGGCGACTACGAGGGGCTGACGAGCGCGCAGATCCACAAGGACGCACCGGGCTGGACGGTCTTCACCGCCCCGCCGGCCGGCGGGGAGACCGCCGAGCAGGTGGGCGCGCGGCTCGACCGGGTCGTCGACCGGGTCCGCTCGAGCGGCGTCGAGCGGGCGATCGTCTTCAGCCACGGGCACGCGCTCCGCTCGCTCATGCTGCGTTGGCTCGGGCTCGACCTCTCGATCGGTGACCGCTTCCCGCTGGACACCAGCACCGTCTCGATCCTCGGCGAGGCCAAGGGTCGCGGAGCGCTGCGGCAGTGGAACGCGCCGCCGGAGTGA